Proteins from a genomic interval of Lysobacter arenosi:
- a CDS encoding YdeI/OmpD-associated family protein encodes MTAQKLAGGTVHELPADFREAIESDGTARELWADITPLARNEWICWVTSPKQEATRKRRIEVGIDKMRGGMRRPCCWPGCPHR; translated from the coding sequence ATGACCGCTCAAAAGCTCGCTGGCGGCACGGTTCATGAGCTGCCTGCCGATTTCCGGGAAGCCATCGAGTCCGATGGCACGGCCAGGGAACTCTGGGCCGACATCACGCCGCTGGCGCGGAACGAGTGGATCTGTTGGGTCACTTCACCCAAGCAGGAAGCGACCAGGAAGCGTCGCATCGAAGTCGGAATCGACAAGATGCGAGGAGGCATGCGCAGGCCATGCTGTTGGCCCGGGTGTCCGCACCGCTGA
- a CDS encoding arginase family protein — MPFDLSLSYPQWQGSGRYANLPRGAEAAAEICGRLAPLVQVPPAHDEVDDELLHGVHRWQSIFTQFRSAQNILASSGARRVLTAGGDCAVDVAVIDYLKGVHPDLRVIWIDAHLDANTPETSPSGNFHGMPVSAILGRAPGPMRPYLGKPLEPARFRYVGIQVGDDGDWELQRELDLQRLAPQAAIDGPVHIHFDLDALDPLEFPYVAYPDGKLRIDDAIALVGRIAREADLVGFTVTEFAPANEHEARAGSRVIERLCEAAVAPPSQAK; from the coding sequence ATGCCGTTCGACCTCAGTCTTTCTTACCCGCAATGGCAGGGATCGGGGCGCTACGCGAACCTGCCGCGCGGCGCCGAAGCCGCCGCTGAAATCTGCGGACGGCTTGCCCCGCTGGTCCAGGTTCCGCCTGCGCATGACGAAGTCGATGACGAGTTGCTCCACGGCGTTCACCGCTGGCAATCGATCTTCACGCAGTTCCGCAGTGCGCAGAACATCCTCGCCAGCTCGGGCGCCAGGCGCGTCCTGACCGCCGGCGGCGACTGCGCTGTGGATGTCGCGGTGATCGACTATTTGAAGGGCGTGCATCCGGATCTTCGGGTCATCTGGATCGATGCACACCTCGACGCCAATACACCGGAAACCTCCCCCAGCGGCAATTTCCACGGCATGCCCGTCAGCGCGATCCTGGGGCGCGCGCCTGGACCGATGCGACCGTACCTTGGAAAGCCGCTCGAGCCGGCGCGCTTTCGCTACGTCGGCATCCAGGTGGGCGACGATGGCGATTGGGAACTGCAACGCGAGCTGGACCTGCAACGGCTGGCCCCGCAGGCAGCCATCGACGGACCGGTGCACATCCATTTCGACCTGGATGCGCTGGATCCGCTTGAGTTTCCCTACGTCGCCTATCCAGACGGCAAGCTGCGCATTGACGATGCGATCGCGCTCGTGGGGCGTATCGCACGCGAAGCGGATCTGGTCGGCTTTACCGTGACCGAGTTTGCTCCCGCCAACGAACATGAAGCCCGCGCCGGCAGCCGGGTGATAGAACGCCTCTGCGAGGCGGCAGTCGCCCCGCCCTCTCAGGCCAAGTGA
- a CDS encoding multicopper oxidase family protein, with protein MNRRPSARSSVGVLAAAFALLLLAAGCTTEHKASTASEPLRAPKEFSYGADGVTHADLRASLTHVSVGNERYTSLVFNDDYNAPLIRTRPGGVMSIRLDNGMDEKTNLHFHGMTVSPLEAGDNIFRETLPHQVGVYNLKLPPDHSPGAYWYHSHFHGGSQRQVEAGIAGPILVDGMLDPFPELKGIQERVLALRNFQKTATGKVASEIITSAASIRTVNGQEQPIIEIQPGETQLWHLLNISANQYFRVRVKGQPVQILSQDGNTVNQEVMTDEMLIGPSARVSVLVVGPQAGDHAVELGSGNTGPAGDQYKGAQLAVLRSSGAPVSTRRIASAYPQLEDLSKEPVARTRQFAFEDSPTDGNAFLINGRRFDYGRVNTTVKLGDLEEWRLYNPSQELHQFHIHQTDFQVTQINDKPVPFIGYRDNVYIPATGSITVRIPFRDPTMLGKFVYHCHILEHEDGGMMQVVQVVKPEDYEQALKLEPLGGIYGENQLCSYLKNTGEDLKVPYPSSWPTGGAP; from the coding sequence GTGAATCGCCGGCCGTCTGCCCGCAGCAGTGTCGGTGTCCTCGCTGCCGCGTTCGCGCTGCTGCTGTTGGCGGCAGGGTGTACCACCGAGCACAAGGCAAGCACGGCATCGGAGCCACTGCGCGCGCCGAAGGAGTTCAGCTACGGTGCCGATGGCGTCACGCATGCGGACCTGCGGGCATCCCTGACGCATGTCAGCGTCGGCAACGAGCGTTACACCTCACTGGTCTTCAACGACGACTACAACGCACCGCTGATCCGCACGCGTCCCGGCGGAGTCATGTCGATCCGCCTCGACAACGGGATGGACGAGAAGACCAACCTGCATTTCCACGGCATGACGGTGTCTCCGCTGGAAGCAGGCGACAACATCTTCCGCGAGACCCTGCCGCACCAGGTCGGTGTCTACAACCTCAAGCTTCCGCCCGACCACAGTCCGGGCGCGTACTGGTACCACTCGCACTTCCACGGTGGCTCGCAGCGTCAGGTGGAAGCCGGCATCGCCGGACCGATCCTCGTCGACGGCATGCTCGATCCGTTCCCGGAGCTCAAGGGCATCCAGGAGCGAGTGCTGGCGCTGCGCAATTTCCAGAAGACCGCGACCGGCAAGGTGGCCAGCGAGATCATCACCTCCGCCGCATCGATCCGCACCGTCAACGGCCAGGAGCAGCCGATCATCGAGATCCAGCCGGGCGAAACCCAGCTGTGGCACCTGCTCAACATTTCGGCCAACCAGTATTTCCGCGTGCGGGTGAAAGGACAGCCGGTGCAGATCCTTTCGCAGGACGGCAACACGGTCAACCAGGAGGTCATGACCGATGAAATGCTGATCGGCCCTTCCGCCCGGGTCAGTGTCCTCGTGGTGGGTCCGCAGGCGGGCGACCACGCTGTGGAGCTCGGTTCGGGCAACACCGGACCCGCCGGCGACCAGTACAAGGGCGCGCAGTTGGCGGTGCTGCGCTCCAGCGGCGCGCCCGTGTCGACGCGACGGATCGCCAGCGCCTACCCGCAGCTGGAAGATCTCAGCAAGGAGCCGGTCGCGCGGACGCGGCAGTTCGCGTTCGAGGATTCGCCCACCGACGGCAATGCCTTCCTGATCAACGGCCGCCGCTTCGATTACGGCCGGGTCAATACCACCGTCAAGCTGGGCGATCTCGAGGAGTGGCGGCTGTACAACCCGTCGCAGGAGCTGCACCAGTTCCATATCCACCAGACCGACTTCCAGGTCACGCAGATCAACGACAAGCCGGTGCCGTTCATCGGTTATCGCGACAACGTGTACATCCCGGCGACCGGGTCGATCACGGTGCGCATCCCGTTCCGCGATCCCACCATGCTCGGCAAGTTCGTCTACCACTGCCACATCCTCGAGCACGAGGACGGCGGCATGATGCAGGTCGTGCAGGTGGTCAAGCCCGAGGACTACGAGCAGGCGCTGAAGCTCGAGCCGCTGGGCGGCATCTATGGCGAGAACCAGTTGTGCAGCTACCTCAAGAACACCGGTGAGGACCTCAAGGTTCCATACCCGAGCAGCTGGCCGACCGGAGGTGCGCCATGA